A window of Mucilaginibacter robiniae genomic DNA:
TTTCATTGATGGTCGTCAGATTGTTCAGGACAGCAGCCACCTGGCTGAGGCCATTGTAGATTTTCTGCTGCAGCGTGCTGACGACGACCAGCTGACTGCTCACCGCTAACTGTCCTTTCTGGATCAGGTCCAGCTTGTTATTCGTGGTGTTGAGCTGGCCGTTGATGACGCCCGCATGCGCTGCGATAGCCGCCGAGACAGTAGGATCGACGACCAACTCCTGCGCAAATGCAGGACCAGCACCGAAGAAAAACAGCATCGGGATAATTATTTTAAAGAGGTTGTTCATAAGCGAGTTGGTTAACGTGCGTAATAAATGCAGAAAGGGATTTGCCGCTGCTTTCCAGATCCCGGACGAATGCGTCCAGCCCTGCGGGATAAGAACCATGAAGGTTAGCATAATACTCCACGGCAGACTTTTCGGGCTTTTCCGTGGTATAGGTCAGGTACTGTTTCAGGGAAACCTCGACACCGTACACCTCGCCGGTTGCGCCACGCCGGATATACACCTCCTTGAAGCGGCCTCTTCCCTCGGTATTATCCAGCTGGTTGATCGTGAAAATCTTCCGTCTTTCCGTTTCGCTGATAGACAGCAGCGCGGCAATCTGCTGGTAATTATCCTTGAACTTGGTCTGGTCCAGCAGGCAGATGGTATCCGAGTTGTTGATGATACTATCCTTGACCACGGCATTGCCAATGATGTCTCCGAGTTCCTGCGTTACGACGATGGCCTCACCCCAGAACTTCCGGACGGTCTTATAGAGGTAGAGCAGGTATCCGGCCATCAGCGGACTGGCAATGGCTTTCCAGGCTTCTTCGACGACGAGCGTTTTTCTGCGGTCCGAGCGGTAGCGCATCTTTTGGATGAACACATCCATAATAATCAGCGTGACGATCGGGAACAGAATTTTGTGCTCCTTGATGGAGTCGATTTCAAACACGATGAAGCGTTCACTGAACAGGGACTGGTCGGCGTCCTTGTTGAGAATCGTCTCAAACTCGCCTCCCCGGTAGAACTTCTTCAGGACGTAACGAAATTCATCAAAATCAAAACTGATCTTTTCGGCCTGCCGGATCTCCGGAATTTTGTTGAGTGCAAATTCATAGAAAGTGTTAAAGCTGAGTTCCAGTCCTTCCGCAAATCCCTGCTGGTAATAAGCGGAGATCACATGCGCCACCACGTCGCGCTCCACGGGCGTAAATATTCCTTCGGCGCCTTTCCAGGCCACGCCGATCAGCGTACACAGGAAGTCTTTCTTCTCAATGTTGTATTCCGCCCCGGTGATCCGGAAAGGGTTCATGGTAATCGGCGACCGGTCCGTATAGGTGATATACTTTCCGCCATAATAGCTGCACAAGCCGGAATAAGAATGGCCGGTGTCCACAATAACCATATCCATGTTGTACAGCATATATTGCTCAATAAGCGCATTCATAAAGAAGCTTTTGCCGGAACCGCTGGGGCCGAGCACGAACTTGTTGCGGTTGTTGATCCTGCCTGTCCGCATGGGCAGGTCAGCCGGGTCGATACCCACCGGGATGCCCTGCCGGTCGGTGAACCGCAGGAGGAAATCTGAGGGTTCATCCCTGGGCAGCGATTCCTTGAAAAAGAAGCAGCCGGCCGCATCTGCAGTGGTGAGGAACCAGTCATATTCTTTCAGTTCTCCACCGTTCCCAGGCAGCACGGTCCGGAATAGTTCCAGTTGATTGTACGCATTCCGGCTCGGGATAATACCTAACTGAAAGAGGGAAC
This region includes:
- a CDS encoding TraG family conjugative transposon ATPase, producing the protein MAQKTLFNIPYAGVDHLAGYDLLIGQHGELSAVIALRNPVLRYGAHSAGYAEFHHLLINLIKVLGDGYLLQKHDIISRHPYHGQPATEYLQQAYHAHFEGRECLRVQTYLTISRQVKRGSFYVYDSKSMLLFTQAVTKVLDLLPSAKILDEAEINHLVLELLGMEFGSRNLVLNNISPGDTQLLMGEKAVRSISLVNIDSIDLPPEVGTHIELNDKESLRGFPVDFLSFLFRVPGADAIVFHQLIEIPNQVAVLRKLEQKKKRHSGMPDPANQLCVEDIDALLTDVARDNQLLVNCHFNIVISAAVSEVQKAANFIESSLFQLGIIPSRNAYNQLELFRTVLPGNGGELKEYDWFLTTADAAGCFFFKESLPRDEPSDFLLRFTDRQGIPVGIDPADLPMRTGRINNRNKFVLGPSGSGKSFFMNALIEQYMLYNMDMVIVDTGHSYSGLCSYYGGKYITYTDRSPITMNPFRITGAEYNIEKKDFLCTLIGVAWKGAEGIFTPVERDVVAHVISAYYQQGFAEGLELSFNTFYEFALNKIPEIRQAEKISFDFDEFRYVLKKFYRGGEFETILNKDADQSLFSERFIVFEIDSIKEHKILFPIVTLIIMDVFIQKMRYRSDRRKTLVVEEAWKAIASPLMAGYLLYLYKTVRKFWGEAIVVTQELGDIIGNAVVKDSIINNSDTICLLDQTKFKDNYQQIAALLSISETERRKIFTINQLDNTEGRGRFKEVYIRRGATGEVYGVEVSLKQYLTYTTEKPEKSAVEYYANLHGSYPAGLDAFVRDLESSGKSLSAFITHVNQLAYEQPL